One stretch of Sebastes umbrosus isolate fSebUmb1 chromosome 5, fSebUmb1.pri, whole genome shotgun sequence DNA includes these proteins:
- the LOC119488802 gene encoding basic immunoglobulin-like variable motif-containing protein — protein MPNTSEGQGQANLPGSAEPSGVQRPGDGEEDRSLLSSLARDAMRVRRASSAELHLPWTCPVTHSREKFYTVCSDYALLNQAATVYCPPHGTRDAVQNQQDDGISLVKPKPSADFSAGGSGGAHVGSDGDCDMVEVSSLTKPMLAWEIDTTDFNAVLTRKVRTSNVKKSSTKKMKSSDRPSRNLQDAPPHASLDEIKQRKVLDLRRWYCISRPQYKTSCGMSSLVSCWNFLYSTLGAGSLPPISQEEALTILGFQPPFEEIKFGPFTGNATLMRWFRQINDNFRVRGCSYILYKPHGRHKTAGETAEGALMKLSQGLNDESMAYIYHCQNHYFCPVGFEATPLKAAKAYRGPLPTNEMEHWILIGEPSRKHPAIHCKKWLDIVTDLNTQNPEYLDIRHTERGIQRRKTKKVGGNLHCIMAFQRVNWQKLGPWAMNLENLRHDFQHHHATERAQGSAAAEEAEDRTSSKRLAYLGRSQSTGSQKDGSWKRLSNTAEYRQRSSPDSDLEEDVTD, from the exons ATGCCGAACACGTCAGAAGGTCAAGGTCAAGCAAACCTACCCGGGTCAGCAGAACCGTCGGGGGTGCAGAGGCCCGGCGATGGCGAGGAGGACCGCAGTCTGCTCAGCTCCCTCGCCCGGGACGCCATGAGAGTACGGAGGGCTTCGAGCGCCGAACTCCACCTGCCGTGGACCTGCCCGGTCACCCACTCCCGAGAGAAGTTCTACACCGTCTGCTCCGACTATGCTCTCCTCAACCAGGCCGCCACGGTGTACTGCCCGCCACACGGAACCAGGGACGCGGTCCAGAACCAGCAGGATGACGGGATATCTCTGGTGAAGCCCAAACCCTCAGCTGACTTCAGCGCCGGCGGGTCAGGAGGGGCCCACGTGGGATCAGACGGGGACTGTGACATGGTGGAGGTGTCCAGCCTTACTAAACCCATGTTGGCCTGGGAGATCGACACCACCGACTTCAACGCCGTGCTCACCAGAAAAGTCAGAACAA GTAATGTGAAGAAGAGCAGCACCAAGAAGATGAAGTCCTCAGACAGACCCAGCAGGAACCTGCAGGACGCCCCTCCTCACGCCTCGCTGGACGAgatcaaacagagaaaagtgcTGGACCTCAGGAGATG GTACTGCATCAGTCGACCGCAGTACAAGACTTCCTGTGGGATGTCATCTCTGGTTTCCTGCTGGAACTTCCTGTACAGCACGCTGGGAGCGGGAAG TCTCCCGCCCATCTCTCAGGAGGAGGCTCTGACCATTCTGGGCTTTCAGCCGCCGTTTGAGGAAATCAAGTTCGGTCCGTTCACTGGCAACGCGACTCTGATGAG GTGGTTCAGACAAATCAATGATAACTTCAGAGTGCGAGGCTGCTCATACATTCTGTACAAACCACACGGGAGACACAAGACGGcaggagagacag CTGAAGGAGCGCTGATGAAACTGAGCCAGGGGCTGAATGACGAGTCTATGGCCTACATCTACCACTGCCAGAACCACTACTTCTGTCCAGTGGGATTTGAGGCTACGCCACTCAAAGCTGCTAAGGCCTACAG GGGTCCTCTACCCACCAACGAGATGGAGCACTGGATCCTGATCGGTGAGCCCAGCAGGAAACATCCAGCTATCCACTGTAAAAA GTGGTTGGACATCGTGACCGACCTCAACACACAGAACCCAGAGTACCTGGACATCCGTCACACAGAGAGGGGGATTCAGCGCCGTAAAACCAAAAAG GTGGGCGGCAACCTGCACTGCATCATGGCCTTCCAGAGGGTCAACTGGCAGAAGCTGGGTCCCTGGGCTATGAACCTGGAGAACCTGCGCCACGACTTCCAGCACCACCACGCCACGGAGCGGGCCCAAGGGAGCGCCGCCGCAGAGGAAGCTGAGGACAGAACGTCATCCAAGCGCCTGGCCTACCTGGGACGCTCTCAGAGCACAGGAAGTCAGAAAGACGGCAGCTGGAAACGGCTGTCCAACACCGCAGAATACCGGCAGAGGAGCTCCCCCGATAGCGACCTGGAGGAAGACGTCACAGACTGA